Proteins encoded in a region of the Devosia sp. RR2S18 genome:
- a CDS encoding transglutaminase-like cysteine peptidase, with the protein MNTKFASVLTGCALALVITSTGTAVAYAPSNVGLPMRTDMHIAALTPFAMQVFCAKNRNQCTGGSGEAGQVRMTQDVLAVLQQVNIHVNATIKPRNDVRDSWQVNPQYGDCEDYVLTKRAQLIRQGLPSGALRIAYTHTRGGQAHAVLVVKTTKGDYVLDNLTNSIKSLAASGYRIRTMSSPNPTRWVAG; encoded by the coding sequence ATGAACACCAAGTTTGCTTCTGTGCTGACCGGCTGCGCTCTCGCCCTGGTCATAACCTCCACCGGAACAGCTGTGGCCTACGCGCCGAGCAATGTAGGTTTACCCATGCGCACCGACATGCACATCGCCGCGCTCACACCCTTTGCCATGCAGGTCTTCTGCGCCAAGAACCGCAACCAGTGCACTGGCGGATCCGGCGAGGCCGGTCAGGTCAGGATGACCCAGGATGTCTTGGCTGTGCTGCAGCAGGTTAATATTCACGTCAACGCTACCATCAAGCCGCGCAATGATGTGCGTGACAGCTGGCAGGTCAATCCTCAATATGGGGATTGTGAAGATTATGTCCTGACCAAGCGGGCGCAGCTGATCCGCCAGGGCCTCCCCTCCGGAGCCCTCCGCATTGCCTATACCCATACAAGAGGCGGTCAGGCCCATGCCGTTCTGGTGGTCAAGACCACCAAGGGAGATTACGTGCTGGATAACCTTACCAATTCGATTAAGTCTTTGGCCGCATCGGGATATCGCATTCGCACCATGTCCTCTCCGAACCCGACGCGCTGGGTTGCCGGATAA
- a CDS encoding mannose-1-phosphate guanylyltransferase/mannose-6-phosphate isomerase produces MITPVLLSGGSGTRLWPLSRKSYPKQFVPLVGDESLFQASARRLSGEGYGLPLVLTNADFRFIVAEQLQKVDIDPGAILIEPEGRNTAPAILAAALWLERSDSEALMLIAPSDHVVPDPVAFRAAVQIARPAAEHGKIVTFGITPGYAETGYGYLELAEEPGEVSAPIDLLRFIEKPTPERAQEMIASGTCLWNAGIFLVSAATMIKSFRQYAPALMDPVEAALADAKPDLGFLRLDPAAWSRAEDISIDYAVMEKSDDLAVVPFSGGWSDLGGWDAVLRASGPDENGVALSGNATAIECADTLLRSEDDRIEIVGIGLNNIVAIATPDAVLVADASRSQDVKLAVSVLKAKGARQAEASPRDHRPWGWYETLALSSRFQVKRIVVLPGGVLSLQSHHHRSEHWIVVEGTARVKVGDEVKLVTENQSVYVPLGVRHRLENPGKLPMTLIEVQTGPYLGEDDIIRYEDAYARQ; encoded by the coding sequence ATGATCACTCCTGTTCTCCTCTCTGGCGGATCCGGTACCCGGTTGTGGCCTCTGTCGCGCAAGTCTTATCCAAAGCAGTTCGTGCCCCTCGTGGGTGATGAGAGCCTTTTCCAAGCTTCAGCGCGCCGGCTCTCCGGAGAAGGATATGGATTGCCGCTGGTGCTTACCAATGCCGATTTCCGCTTCATCGTGGCTGAGCAGTTGCAGAAGGTGGACATCGATCCGGGCGCCATATTGATTGAGCCGGAAGGCCGCAATACCGCACCGGCGATCCTCGCTGCAGCACTCTGGCTCGAGCGCAGCGATTCCGAAGCGCTGATGCTGATCGCACCCTCAGACCACGTTGTGCCTGATCCTGTAGCTTTCCGAGCGGCGGTTCAGATCGCGCGGCCAGCTGCGGAGCATGGTAAGATTGTCACTTTCGGCATTACCCCTGGCTATGCCGAGACGGGCTATGGCTATCTCGAACTCGCGGAGGAGCCCGGTGAAGTCTCCGCGCCAATCGATCTCCTGCGTTTCATCGAAAAGCCAACGCCCGAACGCGCACAGGAGATGATTGCATCCGGTACCTGTCTCTGGAACGCCGGCATCTTCCTAGTTTCGGCGGCAACGATGATCAAGTCGTTCCGCCAGTACGCCCCTGCCCTAATGGACCCTGTCGAGGCTGCACTTGCCGATGCCAAGCCCGACCTCGGCTTCCTGAGGCTTGATCCAGCTGCCTGGAGCCGAGCCGAGGACATCTCCATCGATTACGCAGTCATGGAAAAGAGCGACGACCTCGCCGTGGTTCCTTTCTCGGGCGGCTGGTCTGACCTAGGCGGCTGGGACGCAGTGCTGAGAGCCTCCGGACCAGATGAGAACGGGGTTGCCCTCTCCGGCAATGCCACGGCTATCGAATGTGCCGATACGCTGCTGCGCTCCGAAGACGACCGGATCGAGATCGTCGGCATTGGCCTCAACAACATCGTCGCCATTGCCACACCTGACGCCGTTCTCGTCGCTGATGCGTCTCGCAGCCAAGACGTGAAGCTGGCGGTCTCGGTACTCAAGGCTAAAGGCGCCCGCCAGGCCGAAGCCTCTCCGCGCGACCACCGGCCTTGGGGCTGGTATGAGACCTTGGCGCTCTCGAGCCGTTTCCAGGTCAAGCGCATCGTCGTGTTGCCGGGAGGGGTCTTGAGCCTCCAGTCTCACCACCACCGGTCAGAGCACTGGATTGTGGTCGAAGGGACAGCCCGGGTCAAGGTTGGCGATGAGGTCAAGCTCGTAACTGAGAACCAGTCCGTCTACGTTCCTCTTGGAGTCAGGCACAGATTAGAAAATCCGGGCAAGCTGCCAATGACGCTGATCGAGGTGCAGACCGGGCCCTATCTCGGTGAAGACGACATCATACGCTACGAGGACGCCTACGCCCGTCAATAA